A section of the Polynucleobacter sp. AP-Jannik-300A-C4 genome encodes:
- a CDS encoding site-specific integrase → MAQAKTLTQAEIDQVLRYASTRKYPERNRALILTSFLTGMRVAEIASIKLGDIVNDDGTIKNEVRLSAAQTKGGHPRTVFIASKLKAELEVYLKTRHIKDPTIAFFHTDRRLKFTPNGLCVWFFSLYRGAGISGASSHSGRRSMITSLAQKGIGVRVLAEIAGHRSIAVTQKYIDANPEMCRNAMELI, encoded by the coding sequence ATGGCTCAAGCTAAAACCCTTACCCAAGCAGAAATTGATCAAGTTCTGCGTTACGCAAGCACTAGAAAATATCCCGAGCGCAATCGCGCTCTCATCCTCACCAGCTTTTTGACCGGGATGCGGGTCGCCGAGATCGCCTCCATAAAGTTAGGCGACATTGTCAATGACGATGGCACGATCAAAAACGAAGTAAGACTATCTGCCGCGCAAACCAAAGGCGGTCATCCTCGCACCGTCTTTATCGCTAGTAAACTCAAAGCGGAATTAGAAGTATATTTGAAGACTAGGCATATCAAAGATCCCACAATTGCTTTTTTTCACACTGATAGAAGACTTAAATTCACACCCAACGGTTTATGCGTATGGTTCTTTTCACTTTATCGAGGTGCGGGCATTAGTGGCGCAAGCAGCCATTCGGGAAGACGCTCGATGATTACCTCGCTCGCCCAAAAAGGAATTGGTGTGCGAGTCTTAGCCGAAATCGCAGGTCATCGGTCGATTGCGGTAACCCAAAAATATATCGATGCCAATCCTGAAATGTGTCGCAATGCGATGGAATTAATTTGA
- a CDS encoding tyrosine-type recombinase/integrase translates to MQNIQYLFPENKKLGSPKTIRLLQGELTLFKRPNSRQWQCRFKLPNGQWHAASTNTEDSDLAQTQALAIYETVKVKVGAGLAVVTKTFKQIALDELANMAQALHNKLGKRIYRDYAFAINKYLIPFFGQYEISQITNELLGDFESWRISQMGKTPMASTKRNHASAYIRVINLARDRGYIGLNQAVPLLDSKGKKSQPRPAFTAEEIKDLLSYTETWQKSSYTDRTALMRTLCAYYIEFLVNTGIRHGTEALPLRWKHLQWHWIGEKKYLRIWVSGKTGPRYLIARTAVVKVLERVMKWQKLPYSGLNAVIEAKVDAVVFRLPTGEQISNMENIFRNLMVRSNMRVDGGGQNRTLYSLRHTYATFALARGVDIHTLARQMGTSVGMIERHYSKLTPMMNAEKLA, encoded by the coding sequence TTGCAAAATATTCAATATTTATTTCCTGAAAATAAAAAACTAGGTTCACCCAAAACAATTAGATTGTTGCAGGGTGAGCTGACCTTATTTAAGCGACCAAATAGTCGTCAATGGCAATGCCGCTTTAAGTTACCCAATGGGCAATGGCATGCTGCCTCTACCAATACAGAAGATTCTGACTTAGCTCAAACCCAAGCCCTAGCCATTTACGAAACAGTCAAAGTCAAAGTTGGCGCTGGCTTAGCCGTTGTCACCAAAACCTTTAAGCAGATTGCTTTAGACGAGTTAGCCAATATGGCTCAGGCTTTACATAACAAGCTAGGTAAGCGCATCTATCGTGACTATGCCTTTGCCATTAACAAATATCTCATTCCTTTCTTTGGGCAATATGAGATTAGTCAAATTACTAATGAACTACTAGGCGACTTTGAGTCTTGGCGCATCTCACAAATGGGCAAGACTCCTATGGCAAGCACTAAACGTAATCACGCAAGCGCCTATATCCGCGTTATTAATCTGGCCAGAGATCGTGGCTATATTGGACTTAATCAAGCGGTCCCATTATTGGATAGCAAAGGTAAAAAGAGCCAACCCCGCCCTGCTTTTACAGCAGAAGAAATTAAAGACTTATTGAGCTATACAGAGACTTGGCAAAAGAGTAGCTATACGGACAGAACAGCATTGATGAGAACGCTATGCGCCTATTACATAGAGTTTCTAGTGAATACAGGCATTCGACATGGAACGGAGGCGCTGCCACTGAGGTGGAAGCATTTGCAATGGCATTGGATTGGGGAAAAGAAATACTTAAGGATTTGGGTATCAGGTAAGACGGGTCCTAGGTATTTGATAGCAAGAACTGCTGTGGTGAAGGTATTAGAGCGAGTAATGAAGTGGCAGAAGTTGCCTTACTCGGGGCTCAACGCAGTGATTGAGGCTAAGGTTGATGCGGTGGTATTCCGTTTGCCAACAGGCGAGCAAATTAGCAACATGGAAAATATCTTTCGTAACTTAATGGTTCGTAGCAACATGAGGGTTGATGGCGGAGGTCAGAACAGAACCTTATATAGCCTACGTCATACCTATGCCACATTCGCCCTAGCAAGAGGGGTTGATATTCACACTCTGGCTAGGCAAATGGGTACTAGTGTTGGCATGATTGAGCGACATTATTCCAAGTTAACTCCTATGATGAATGCCGAGAAGTTGGCTTAA
- a CDS encoding type III restriction-modification system endonuclease, with product MKLKFKVQQYQSQAVQAVTDCFAGQSPTSAVQYRVDPGKVNNTTEAMFDAGFRNSDFTISNSKIFENIAQVQRGQNLPVSANLVSTKVCQVNLDVEMETGTGKTYCYIKTMFELNKLYGWSKFIIVVPSIAIREGVYKSLQITADHFLEIYGKKARFFIYNSKQLHNLESYSSDAGINIMVINVQAFNATGKDARRIYEELDDFQSRRPIDVIKGNKPIMILDEPQKMEGAKTLDSLKEFNPLFMLRYSATHKTTHNKIHRLDALDAYNQKLVKKIAVRGISVKGLSGTNSYLYLEGIQVSATKPPEARIEFEIKQNNGNKRVVRKLSKGQNLYDESNGMEQYRDGYVIADINANTDTVSFTNGIELVAGEAVGDVNELSLRRIQIREAIKAHFEKEQALFNQGIKVLSLFFIDEVVKYRDYSQDDEQGEYARIFEEEYNNALNEVLTLEDSAYNKYLRGIQANQTHSGYFSIDKKTKRLVDPETGKKSTETDDVDAYDLILKDKERLLSFAEPVRFIFSHSALREGWDNPNVFVICTLKHSDNTISRRQEVGRGLRLSVNQLGDRMDNPATVHQVNVLTVVASESYKDFVTALQRDISESLSERPRVASESYFSGKVLKTDAGDVAVTPQIAKQIYKYLVKNDYTDDLDRIAEKYHEDKRTGAVAELPPELEPYAEQVFALIETVFNDAQLPMPENDRGAKINPLNANFEKKEFKELWNRINRKAAYSVHFDSEELIAKCIATLDAEMRVTPLQYTVHRGEQADTATYDDVKSGDAFKLVETETASERVSAHSSVKYDLVGNIAEATQLTRATIVSIFGGVTKPVFAQFRTNPESFISESSRLINEQKATCIIEHLAYDPIAETHDIDIFTSTQSKQDFSKAGDKLKRHIYDYVVTDSNVERNFVKELDTSEEVVVYAKLPRGFQIPTPVGSYNPDWAISFRHGDVKHIYFVAETKGSMSSMQLSEIEKSKIKCARKFFEEINKRIDADKVRYDVVDSYGKLRQLVSRN from the coding sequence ATGAAGCTCAAGTTCAAAGTTCAGCAATACCAATCGCAAGCAGTACAAGCTGTTACGGACTGCTTTGCAGGTCAGTCACCTACAAGTGCTGTTCAGTATCGCGTTGATCCTGGCAAGGTAAACAATACTACTGAAGCCATGTTTGATGCTGGTTTTAGGAATTCAGATTTCACTATCAGTAATAGCAAGATTTTTGAAAACATTGCACAAGTACAGCGTGGTCAAAACCTACCTGTTTCAGCAAACTTAGTCAGCACTAAGGTTTGTCAAGTAAACCTTGATGTTGAGATGGAAACGGGTACAGGTAAAACGTACTGCTACATCAAGACAATGTTTGAGCTTAACAAGCTGTATGGGTGGAGCAAGTTCATTATTGTTGTGCCAAGTATTGCGATCCGCGAAGGTGTTTACAAGTCCCTTCAGATCACGGCTGATCACTTCTTAGAAATTTATGGGAAGAAGGCTCGTTTCTTTATCTACAACTCAAAGCAGTTGCATAACCTTGAAAGCTATTCCTCAGATGCAGGAATCAATATCATGGTAATCAACGTCCAAGCTTTCAATGCAACTGGTAAGGATGCGCGCAGGATTTATGAAGAGCTGGATGACTTTCAGTCACGAAGACCAATTGATGTGATCAAGGGCAACAAGCCCATCATGATCTTGGATGAACCTCAAAAGATGGAAGGCGCAAAGACACTGGACTCATTGAAGGAGTTCAATCCTTTGTTTATGTTGCGCTACTCAGCAACACACAAGACTACCCATAACAAGATTCATCGCCTTGATGCACTGGACGCGTACAACCAAAAGCTAGTGAAGAAGATTGCAGTGCGTGGCATTTCAGTTAAAGGCTTGTCAGGCACTAACAGCTATCTTTACCTTGAAGGAATTCAAGTTAGTGCCACTAAGCCACCTGAAGCTCGTATTGAATTTGAGATTAAACAAAACAATGGCAACAAGCGTGTTGTTCGCAAACTCTCAAAAGGTCAAAACCTGTATGACGAATCAAATGGTATGGAGCAGTACCGTGATGGTTACGTCATTGCTGACATAAATGCAAACACAGACACTGTTAGCTTTACAAATGGCATTGAGCTTGTGGCTGGTGAAGCAGTTGGTGATGTGAATGAGTTGTCATTGCGCCGCATCCAAATCCGTGAAGCAATCAAAGCACACTTTGAAAAAGAACAGGCTTTGTTCAATCAGGGCATCAAAGTGCTCAGCCTCTTCTTCATTGACGAGGTTGTGAAGTATCGTGATTACAGCCAAGATGATGAGCAAGGTGAATACGCACGTATTTTTGAGGAAGAGTACAACAACGCGCTAAACGAAGTCCTCACTCTAGAAGATTCTGCTTACAACAAGTACTTGCGTGGCATACAGGCTAATCAGACGCACAGCGGGTACTTCTCAATTGATAAGAAGACCAAGCGCCTTGTTGATCCTGAAACTGGAAAAAAATCCACTGAAACAGATGATGTAGATGCGTATGACTTGATCCTGAAAGACAAGGAGCGTTTGCTCTCGTTTGCAGAACCAGTACGCTTTATCTTTTCACACTCAGCGTTACGTGAAGGCTGGGACAATCCAAACGTATTTGTGATTTGCACACTTAAACATAGTGACAACACAATTTCACGCAGACAAGAAGTTGGACGTGGCTTGCGTCTGTCAGTGAATCAACTTGGTGATCGCATGGACAATCCTGCAACGGTTCATCAGGTGAATGTGCTTACGGTTGTTGCGAGCGAAAGTTACAAAGATTTTGTAACAGCATTACAACGTGACATTAGCGAATCTCTTTCAGAGCGGCCAAGAGTTGCCAGTGAATCGTATTTCTCTGGAAAAGTCCTCAAGACAGATGCTGGCGATGTTGCTGTGACACCGCAGATTGCAAAGCAAATCTACAAGTACCTAGTCAAGAACGACTACACGGATGATTTGGATAGGATTGCCGAGAAGTACCACGAAGATAAGCGAACTGGCGCAGTAGCTGAGTTGCCTCCTGAATTAGAGCCATATGCAGAACAAGTTTTCGCACTCATTGAAACGGTATTTAATGATGCACAGTTGCCGATGCCTGAGAATGATCGTGGCGCGAAGATTAATCCATTGAACGCTAATTTTGAGAAAAAAGAGTTCAAGGAGCTTTGGAATCGCATTAATCGTAAAGCTGCATACAGCGTCCACTTTGACAGTGAAGAGTTGATTGCAAAGTGCATAGCAACGTTGGATGCTGAGATGCGGGTTACGCCTTTGCAGTACACAGTACATCGTGGCGAGCAAGCGGATACTGCCACGTATGACGATGTGAAAAGTGGTGATGCGTTCAAACTAGTTGAAACTGAGACTGCAAGTGAGCGTGTCTCAGCCCATTCTTCAGTCAAATACGATCTAGTTGGCAATATTGCTGAGGCTACACAGCTTACTCGCGCAACTATCGTGTCAATCTTTGGCGGGGTAACTAAGCCTGTATTTGCTCAGTTCAGGACTAATCCCGAGAGCTTCATTTCTGAAAGTAGCCGTCTAATTAATGAACAAAAGGCTACCTGCATCATTGAGCATTTGGCTTATGACCCTATTGCTGAAACGCACGACATTGATATTTTCACAAGCACTCAGTCTAAGCAGGACTTTTCCAAAGCTGGGGATAAGTTGAAACGCCATATCTATGACTACGTAGTGACAGATTCCAACGTAGAACGAAACTTCGTAAAAGAGCTTGATACCAGTGAAGAAGTAGTCGTGTACGCTAAGCTACCACGAGGATTTCAAATACCCACGCCAGTTGGTTCATACAACCCTGACTGGGCGATTTCTTTCAGACATGGTGACGTGAAGCACATTTACTTTGTGGCTGAGACAAAAGGCTCTATGTCTTCTATGCAGTTGAGTGAGATTGAAAAGTCCAAAATTAAATGCGCTAGAAAGTTCTTTGAAGAGATCAATAAGCGAATCGATGCAGATAAGGTACGCTATGACGTAGTTGACAGTTATGGCAAGCTAAGACAACTTGTTTCACGTAATTAG
- a CDS encoding site-specific DNA-methyltransferase, whose product MQTPESVKINLEKLKTLFPNFVTEAKDPNGQLVQVFDFELFRQELSEQLVDGQQERYQINWPGKRESLLLANSPIFKTMRPLKDRSINFDSTKNLFIEGDNLDALKLLQETYLGKVKLIYIDPPYNTGSDLIYDDDFSIANDDYLKQSSQKDDIGGRLIANTESNGRFHSDWLSMIYPRIKLAKNLLANDGLIFISIDDGEVHNLRKVCDEIFGEQNFIANIVWQKKTSPDARMAISAAHDHILLYAKNAELMSLSYLPIDEERRKSFSNPDSDPRGDWASVDLTGQTGRAPKSQFYSIKTPSGLEMPPPEGRCWALAESTFLELQRDNRIWFGANGSNRPRLKKFISESEGIRPWTWWDNKSVGHNQESSQELKNLFDGNLVFDNPKPTRLIQRIVHLATNAKSEDIVLDFFAGSATTAHAVMAQNALDGGNRKFILVQLDQEIQKGTNEFKADSVAYKLGYKTISCLSIDRIVRAGKLFNANLGDHSVDTGFRVLKVDSSNLTDVYYNPDAVSQDLLSDQADNVKAGRTPEDLLFQVLLDWGVDLSLPIHEEIIQGRAVYLVDQNALAACFDSNGGVDEEFVKELAKKQPLRVVFRDAGFKSDSVKINVEQIFKLVSPSTEVKCI is encoded by the coding sequence ATGCAAACACCTGAATCTGTAAAAATAAATTTGGAGAAGTTAAAGACTTTATTTCCTAATTTTGTTACAGAGGCGAAGGATCCTAATGGTCAGCTAGTACAAGTATTTGACTTTGAATTATTTCGTCAAGAGTTATCTGAACAATTGGTTGATGGACAGCAAGAAAGATATCAGATTAACTGGCCTGGAAAACGTGAATCCCTGCTTCTAGCAAATTCCCCTATTTTCAAAACTATGAGGCCATTAAAAGATAGAAGCATCAATTTTGACTCAACTAAAAATTTATTCATAGAGGGCGATAATCTTGATGCTCTAAAGTTACTCCAAGAGACATATTTAGGTAAGGTTAAGTTAATTTATATTGATCCACCCTATAACACTGGTAGTGATCTTATCTATGATGACGACTTTTCAATAGCTAATGATGACTATCTGAAACAGTCTAGTCAAAAAGATGACATTGGCGGCCGCTTAATTGCCAATACTGAGTCAAATGGTAGATTTCATTCAGATTGGCTAAGCATGATATATCCAAGAATTAAGCTAGCAAAAAATCTACTAGCAAATGATGGCCTTATATTCATTAGTATTGATGATGGTGAGGTTCACAATTTGCGTAAAGTTTGCGACGAAATTTTTGGTGAACAAAACTTTATTGCAAATATTGTTTGGCAGAAGAAAACATCGCCAGATGCAAGAATGGCGATTAGTGCAGCTCATGATCATATTTTGCTGTACGCTAAAAATGCTGAACTTATGTCGTTGTCTTATTTGCCAATTGATGAGGAGAGGAGAAAAAGCTTTTCAAATCCTGACTCAGACCCTCGCGGCGACTGGGCTTCAGTTGATTTAACTGGGCAAACAGGTAGAGCGCCAAAGTCCCAGTTTTATAGCATCAAAACTCCTTCTGGTCTTGAAATGCCTCCCCCAGAAGGTAGATGTTGGGCTTTGGCAGAGAGTACGTTTCTTGAGTTACAGCGTGACAATAGAATTTGGTTTGGAGCAAATGGTTCTAACCGCCCTCGTTTGAAAAAATTTATTTCAGAATCTGAGGGCATTAGACCTTGGACATGGTGGGATAACAAATCAGTAGGGCATAACCAAGAATCAAGTCAAGAATTGAAAAACTTATTTGATGGAAATTTAGTTTTCGATAATCCAAAGCCAACTAGATTAATACAGCGAATCGTTCATTTAGCCACTAATGCTAAGAGTGAGGATATTGTCCTGGATTTTTTTGCAGGATCTGCCACGACAGCTCATGCTGTTATGGCACAAAATGCTTTGGATGGCGGCAATCGAAAATTCATTTTGGTGCAGCTTGATCAAGAGATACAAAAGGGAACAAATGAATTTAAGGCTGATTCTGTTGCATATAAATTGGGTTATAAAACAATATCTTGCCTAAGTATTGATCGCATTGTTAGAGCGGGAAAATTGTTTAATGCAAATCTAGGTGATCATAGTGTTGATACTGGTTTTAGAGTTTTGAAGGTTGACTCTTCTAATCTAACTGATGTTTATTACAACCCTGATGCTGTATCTCAGGATTTACTTAGCGATCAAGCAGATAACGTTAAAGCAGGCAGAACGCCTGAAGATTTACTATTTCAAGTGCTTCTTGATTGGGGTGTTGATTTGTCATTGCCTATTCATGAGGAAATCATTCAAGGTAGGGCTGTTTATCTCGTAGATCAAAACGCATTAGCAGCTTGTTTTGATAGCAATGGTGGTGTTGATGAAGAGTTTGTGAAAGAGCTAGCAAAAAAACAGCCATTGCGCGTTGTATTTCGTGATGCAGGTTTCAAGTCAGATAGCGTGAAGATTAACGTAGAGCAAATTTTCAAGCTTGTTTCACCAAGCACTGAAGTGAAGTGCATCTAA
- a CDS encoding DUF4391 domain-containing protein: MGIALFEYPQNGFFGKTIPKTKFYEHGNVSNKLKELFVKQVEQITWLYKLAPETINVQATKDIPEIQVFEIALKDDDLSEDILLCIDKAVKFPIVFEIKSKTGVKTVCALKTKSNTDGWKISRYMHSNICSNEIERAKLDIGLNLNLIYKQIILAVCDAQMRQDETLEEFVERRSAIKTKSILIDGLKNKVMAEKQFNKKVELNSKLRIMVEELNHLIG; encoded by the coding sequence ATGGGCATAGCCTTGTTTGAATACCCTCAAAACGGATTTTTTGGAAAGACTATACCAAAGACCAAATTTTATGAGCATGGGAACGTGTCAAACAAGCTCAAAGAGCTTTTCGTTAAGCAGGTTGAGCAGATTACGTGGCTATACAAGCTAGCTCCTGAAACTATTAATGTTCAGGCCACAAAAGACATTCCTGAAATCCAAGTTTTTGAAATTGCACTAAAAGATGATGATTTAAGCGAAGATATTTTGCTTTGCATAGATAAGGCCGTCAAATTTCCAATCGTCTTCGAAATTAAATCAAAGACAGGAGTAAAAACAGTTTGTGCGTTAAAAACAAAATCAAATACTGATGGCTGGAAAATTAGCCGCTATATGCACTCGAACATTTGCTCTAATGAAATTGAACGGGCAAAGTTAGATATTGGCCTTAATTTAAATTTAATTTACAAGCAAATTATTCTCGCTGTTTGTGATGCGCAGATGAGACAAGATGAAACTCTGGAAGAGTTTGTGGAGCGTAGATCTGCAATAAAGACAAAGTCGATTTTGATTGATGGGTTAAAGAATAAAGTTATGGCAGAAAAGCAATTCAATAAAAAAGTAGAGTTGAATTCAAAGCTGCGTATTATGGTTGAAGAACTCAACCATCTGATTGGTTAA
- a CDS encoding helicase-related protein: MELLDNINRLLGDDLRQSIKPASKLKIAASCFSIYAYEALKQELEMVDSLQFIFTAPTFVPDEVTDKVTKERREFHIPKLDREKSLYGTEFEIQLRNKLNQRAIAKECAEWLRRKAIFKSNKSKAPMQQFACVQTGSVDTAYMPLHGFTAVDLGYQQGNAVSNLVNKMDDAAFTNTYLTLFEQIWNDQEKVVDVTEQICEHIASVYQENSPERIYFLMLYNIFNEFLEDLDEDVLPNDRTGYQETLIWKKLFNYQKDAATGIINKLETYNGCILADSVGLGKTFTALAVVKYYELRNKSVLVLCPKKLADNWLNYSRNLKTNIFASDRFNYDVLAQTDLSRTSGESFGTPLNRINWGNYDLVVIDESHNFRNNDAYKGKETRYQKLMNQVIREGVKTKVLMLSATPVNNRFNDLRNQLALAYEGDSESLTKKLRTTKSIEEIFRNAQLAFNNWAKLPPEQRTARAILDSLDFDFFELLDSVTIARSRKHIQNFYDTTDIGRFPDRLKPLSFHCQLTDRIDVMSFNQIFEQLSLLKLAVYAPISYILPSRMKKYEDLYDTEVDGGKGKLRQLDREKSLQALMTTNLLKRLESSVEAFRLTLASLRDSNERTLKKIEEFNKNGNIVSVTDWTEGVEDLEVDEEDIPLSDENEIGGKVKINLADMDLPSWSHELSSDLEIINALIESMQKITPDDDAKLQHLKKLIADKIKNPINVGNKKILIFTAFADTANYLYANLADDLLKHCGLHSGRVTGKDAPKSTVGKGYDFQELLTLFSPRSKEKALILPNESSEIDVLIGTDCISEGQNLQDCDYLVNYDIHWNPVRIIQRFGRVDRIGSQNTSIQLVNYWPDISLDEYINLKERVESRMMIADVTATGDDNVLSSQANDVAYRKEQLRKLQEEVIELEDLKTGISITDLGLNDFRMDLLNYVKLNGDLASLPNGMHAVIPAKPEQGLPAGAIFTLRNRNDGVNVNQHNRLHPYYLVYVDVVGNVVANHTEVKPLLDLVRANCKGQSEPLLEMCKQFNKETADGRKMGVYSELLSLAIKSMIEVKEEKDLDSLFTSGKTTALVNAIAGIDEFELVAFIVVQG; encoded by the coding sequence ATGGAGCTACTAGATAACATCAATCGCCTACTTGGCGATGATTTGAGGCAGTCCATCAAGCCAGCTTCAAAGCTAAAGATTGCTGCATCCTGCTTTTCTATATACGCTTATGAAGCCTTAAAGCAGGAACTAGAGATGGTGGATAGTCTTCAGTTCATTTTTACTGCACCAACATTTGTGCCTGATGAAGTTACGGACAAGGTAACAAAGGAGCGTAGAGAGTTTCACATTCCAAAGTTAGATCGCGAAAAAAGCCTTTACGGTACTGAGTTTGAAATTCAGTTGCGAAACAAGTTAAATCAGCGTGCGATTGCTAAGGAGTGTGCTGAATGGTTGCGACGTAAAGCAATATTCAAATCCAATAAGTCTAAAGCGCCAATGCAGCAGTTTGCCTGCGTTCAAACAGGCTCAGTAGACACTGCCTATATGCCTTTACATGGCTTTACAGCAGTTGATCTTGGCTATCAGCAAGGTAATGCAGTCTCAAATCTAGTTAACAAGATGGATGACGCCGCATTCACCAATACTTATTTGACTCTTTTTGAGCAAATTTGGAATGATCAAGAAAAGGTTGTGGATGTTACAGAGCAGATTTGTGAGCACATAGCTTCTGTATATCAAGAAAATTCTCCAGAGCGTATTTACTTTTTAATGCTCTACAACATCTTTAACGAATTTTTAGAAGATCTGGATGAAGATGTTTTGCCAAACGATAGGACAGGCTACCAAGAGACATTAATTTGGAAAAAGCTTTTTAACTATCAAAAAGATGCGGCTACAGGGATTATTAATAAGCTAGAAACATATAACGGCTGCATTCTCGCTGACAGCGTAGGTTTGGGTAAAACCTTTACTGCACTGGCTGTAGTTAAGTATTACGAGCTAAGAAATAAGTCTGTCCTTGTACTTTGCCCAAAGAAGCTAGCTGATAACTGGTTAAATTACAGTCGCAACCTCAAGACCAATATTTTTGCTAGCGATCGTTTTAATTACGACGTGCTTGCACAGACTGACTTAAGTAGAACATCAGGCGAATCATTTGGAACGCCACTTAATCGTATTAACTGGGGTAACTATGATCTTGTGGTGATTGATGAGTCACACAACTTCAGAAACAACGACGCATATAAGGGTAAAGAAACTCGTTATCAAAAGCTGATGAACCAGGTCATACGCGAAGGCGTAAAGACTAAGGTATTAATGCTGTCAGCCACACCAGTAAATAATCGCTTCAATGATTTACGTAACCAGCTAGCTTTGGCATATGAAGGTGACTCAGAGAGCCTTACAAAAAAATTACGGACAACTAAATCTATTGAAGAAATATTCCGCAATGCCCAGTTAGCTTTTAACAATTGGGCAAAGTTACCTCCTGAGCAGCGAACTGCTCGCGCCATTCTAGACTCCTTAGATTTTGATTTCTTTGAGTTGTTAGATAGTGTCACGATTGCAAGATCAAGAAAGCACATTCAAAACTTTTACGACACTACGGATATTGGCAGATTCCCAGATCGCTTAAAGCCATTGTCCTTCCATTGCCAGCTTACAGATCGCATAGATGTGATGAGCTTTAATCAAATATTTGAGCAGCTATCACTATTAAAGCTTGCTGTGTATGCGCCTATTAGCTACATACTTCCAAGTCGCATGAAGAAGTATGAAGATCTATATGACACAGAAGTAGATGGTGGAAAGGGCAAGTTAAGACAGCTGGATCGTGAAAAAAGTCTGCAAGCTTTAATGACGACAAATTTATTGAAGCGTCTAGAAAGTTCAGTTGAAGCATTTCGTTTAACTCTTGCCAGCCTGCGTGACAGCAATGAAAGAACGTTGAAAAAAATTGAAGAATTCAATAAAAATGGCAACATAGTTTCTGTTACTGATTGGACGGAAGGGGTTGAGGATTTAGAGGTTGACGAGGAAGATATTCCTTTATCAGATGAAAATGAAATTGGCGGCAAGGTAAAGATCAATCTTGCGGATATGGATTTACCATCTTGGTCTCATGAGCTTAGCAGCGATCTAGAGATCATTAATGCATTGATTGAATCAATGCAAAAAATTACTCCTGATGATGACGCAAAGTTACAGCATCTCAAAAAGTTAATTGCTGACAAGATTAAAAATCCAATTAATGTTGGCAATAAAAAGATCTTGATCTTTACTGCATTCGCAGATACGGCTAATTACCTATATGCAAACCTGGCTGACGATCTGCTTAAACACTGTGGGTTGCATTCTGGACGGGTTACGGGGAAGGATGCGCCAAAATCAACAGTAGGTAAGGGATATGACTTTCAAGAGTTATTAACACTCTTTTCGCCAAGATCAAAAGAGAAGGCGCTAATTCTTCCAAACGAATCTTCTGAAATTGATGTGTTGATTGGAACGGACTGCATATCTGAAGGGCAAAACCTGCAGGATTGCGATTACCTAGTTAATTACGATATTCACTGGAATCCTGTTCGTATCATTCAGAGATTTGGTCGTGTTGATCGCATAGGATCTCAAAATACTTCAATTCAGCTAGTGAATTATTGGCCTGATATTTCACTGGATGAATATATCAATCTGAAAGAGCGTGTAGAAAGTCGCATGATGATTGCAGACGTTACAGCTACAGGTGATGACAACGTTCTTAGCTCTCAAGCCAACGATGTTGCTTACCGCAAAGAGCAATTACGCAAATTGCAGGAAGAAGTAATTGAGCTTGAGGATCTTAAAACTGGCATATCCATCACAGACCTTGGTTTGAATGACTTCAGAATGGATTTGCTAAATTACGTCAAGCTAAATGGCGATCTTGCATCCTTGCCAAATGGAATGCATGCCGTTATTCCAGCCAAGCCTGAACAGGGATTGCCAGCCGGAGCAATATTTACTCTGCGAAATCGAAATGATGGCGTGAATGTTAATCAGCACAACAGATTGCATCCGTACTATCTTGTCTATGTTGATGTGGTTGGCAATGTTGTTGCAAATCACACTGAGGTGAAGCCTTTGCTGGATCTTGTACGAGCGAATTGTAAGGGTCAGTCAGAGCCATTGCTTGAAATGTGCAAACAATTCAACAAGGAAACTGCTGATGGAAGAAAGATGGGTGTTTACTCAGAGCTATTGAGTTTGGCAATAAAGAGCATGATTGAAGTGAAAGAGGAAAAGGACTTAGATAGTCTATTTACATCAGGGAAAACCACTGCTCTTGTAAATGCTATTGCAGGGATTGATGAGTTTGAGCTAGTCGCATTTATTGTGGTTCAAGGATAA